A genomic window from Glycine soja cultivar W05 chromosome 10, ASM419377v2, whole genome shotgun sequence includes:
- the LOC114370082 gene encoding AT-hook motif nuclear-localized protein 20-like: MVSEQVLTLGPCFRFHCDEYPPFVVHAPSPISAGREGESSTQFRVGKASDLLVLERKHSQHSTEILANPWWTGHQVGLGVGVDPAATNSPSSNLNKRHMDLSINERSLVRERQEEEEEEEDERDNGDEPKEGAVEAGTRRPRGRPPGSKNKPKPPIFVTRDSPNSLRSHVMEVAGGADVAESVAQFARRRQRGVCVLSGSGSVANVTLRQPSAPGAVVALHGRFEILSLTGAFLPGPAPPGATGLTVYLAGGQGQVVGGSVVGSLVAAGPVMVIAATFANATYERLPLEEEEDDGGGSVQGGSTLGGSPHGIGSSGGGGGSGGGHLSGGIPGPSSLPLYNLPPNLLPNGGQVGHEAFAWAHGHGRPPY, encoded by the exons atggtatcagagcaggttctGACCTTGGGACCTTGTTTTCGCTTCCATTGCGACGAGTACCCACCATTTGTGGTTCACGCACCAAGCCCAATAAGTGCTGGGCGTGAAGGGG AAAGTTCGACTCAGTTCAGAGTAGGGAAAGCCTCTGATCTTCTTGTTCTTGAAAGAAAACACTCTCAACACTCAACAGAAATTCTGGCTAATCCTTGGTGGACCGGTCATCAGGTGGGGTTGGGTGTAGGGGTAGACCCTGCAGCAACCAATTCACCTTCTTCCAACCTAAACAAACGCCACATGGACCTTTCCATCAACGAAAGAAGCCTTGTTAGAGAAAgacaagaggaagaagaagaagaagaagatgaaagagACAACGGTGATGAACCCAAAGAGGGTGCAGTTGAGGCTGGAACACGCAGGCCAAGAGGGAGACCCCCTGGTTCCAAAAACAAGCCCAAACCCCCCATCTTCGTCACCAGGGACAGCCCAAACTCCCTCAGAAGCCATGTCATGGAGGTTGCCGGCGGGGCCGACGTGGCGGAAAGTGTGGCCCAGTTTGCACGGAGGCGCCAGCGTGGGGTGTGTGTCCTCAGTGGGAGCGGTTCCGTGGCCAACGTTACTCTCCGGCAACCTTCGGCACCGGGAGCGGTTGTGGCACTTCATGGAAGGTTTGAAATTCTGTCCCTAACCGGAGCGTTTCTGCCTGGTCCTGCCCCGCCAGGAGCTACAGGACTTACTGTGTATCTCGCTGGAGGGCAGGGCCAGGTAGTGGGAGGGAGCGTCGTGGGCTCCCTTGTGGCAGCTGGACCAGTCATGGTGATTGCTGCCACTTTTGCTAATGCTACCTATGAGAGGTTGCCCcttgaggaggaggaagacGACGGTGGTGGTAGCGTGCAAGGAGGGAGTACCCTAGGAGGATCTCCTCATGGAATTGGTAGTAGCGGCGGCGGTGGCGGTAGTGGTGGTGGCCACTTATCAGGTGGGATTCCTGGTCCTTCTTCTTTGCCTTTGTATAATCTCCCACCAAATCTTCTTCCCAATGGAGGCCAAGTGGGGCATGAGGCTTTTGCTTGGGCTCATGGCCATGGAAGGCCACCTTACTGA
- the LOC114371154 gene encoding ethylene receptor 2-like, with protein sequence MLKAVSFELLLICLLLLTCVCATTDNGFPRCNCDDESSLWTIETILECQRIGDFLIAVAYFSIPIELLYFVSCSNFPFKWVLFQFIAFIVLCGMTHLLNGWTYGPHTFQLMVALTVFKILTALVSCATTITLLTLIPMLLKVKVRELMLKKKTWDLGREVGIIMRQKEAAMHVRMLTQEIRKSLDRHKILYTTLVELSKTLGLQNCAVWMPNVEKTEMNLTHELNGRNVNCSIPITNPDVVRIKGSDEVNIIDSDSVLATTSSGISGGAGPVAAIRMPMLRVCNFKGGTPELRQTCYAILVLILPSEEPRSWSAQEMEIIKVVADQVAVALSHASILEESQLMREKLEEQNRALQVEKMNAMMASQARASFQKVMSNGMRRPMHSILGLLSIMQDENLMSDQKLIVNSMLRTSTVLSNLINDAMDYSARDDGRFPLEMKPFGLHAMVKEAACLAKCMCVYRGFGFVVDVDKSLPDNVIGDEKRVFQVILHMVGNAINGSHGGGVLVFRVFAETGSQGRNDQGWTAWRPSSSSGDVNIRFEIGINNGDPELESSVPSGQLAGTNRMSDKVEERLSFSICKRIIQLMQGNIWLVPNAQGFPQVMALFLRFQLRRSIAVSISEPGENSEPSNSNSFFRGLQVLLADNDDVNRAVTQKLLQKLGCVVTSVSSGLECLSVIGPAGSSFQVILLDLHMPELDGFEVATRIRKFRSRNWPVIVALTASTEDLWERCMQIGMNGVIRKPVLLHGIASELRRILLQGNSAM encoded by the exons ATGTTAAAGGCAGTATCATTTGAACTGTTATTAATTTGCTTGCTACTTCTCACATGTGTGTGTGCTACAACAGATAATGGTTTTCCTAGATGTAACTGTGATGATGAGTCCAGCTTGTGGACTATTGAGACCATTCTTGAGTGCCAGAGAATTGGTGATTTTCTGATTGCTGTGGCCTACTTCTCAATCCCCATTGAGCTTCTTTACTTTGTTAGTTGCTCAAACTTCCCTTTCAAATGGGTCCTCTTTCAGTTCATTGCTTTCATTGTACTTTGTGGAATGACACATTTGTTGAATGGTTGGACTTATGGTCCCCACACTTTTCAACTCATGGTGGCACTCACTGTCTTCAAAATCCTCACTGCCTTGGTGTCATGTGCAACTACCATAACCCTCCTCACATTGATCCCTATGCTGTTGAAAGTGAAGGTTAGAGAATTGATgctgaagaaaaaaacatgggATCTTGGGAGGGAGGTTGGCATCATAATGAGACAGAAGGAGGCTGCAATGCATGTGAGGATGCTTACTCAAGAGATTCGCAAGTCGTTGGATAGGCATAAGATTCTCTACACCACCTTGGTTGAGCTGTCTAAGACACTTGGTTTGCAGAATTGTGCAGTGTGGATGCCGAATGTTGAGAAAACCGAGATGAACCTTACGCATGAATTGAATGGGAGGAACGTTAACTGTTCTATACCCATTACTAATCCAGATGTTGTGAGAATTAAGGGAAGTGATGAAGTGAACATAATTGATTCTGATTCAGTACTTGCCACTACCAGCAGTGGAATTTCTGGTGGGGCAGGACCAGTTGCTGCAATCCGAATGCCGATGCTTCGTGTTTGCAATTTCAAAGGGGGAACGCCGGAACTAAGGCAGACGTGTTATGCCATATTGgttttgattcttcccagtGAGGAGCCTAGATCGTGGAGCGCTCAAGAGATGGAGATCATTAAGGTGGTTGCTGATCAGGTGGCTGTGGCTCTGTCTCACGCCTCCATTCTTGAAGAGTCTCAGCTCATGAGGGAGAAGTTGGAGGAGCAAAATCGAGCTTTGCAAGTGGAGAAGATGAATGCTATGATGGCGAGCCAGGCGAGAGCTTCCTTTCAGAAGGTCATGAGTAATGGAATGAGAAGGCCTATGCACTCAATTTTGGGGTTGCTTTCGATAATGCAGGATGAGAATTTGATGAGTGATCAGAAACTTATTGTGAATTCAATGCTAAGGACCAGCACTGTATTGTCAAACTTGATAAATGATGCTATGGACTACTCAGCAAGGGATGATGGAAGATTCCCTTTGGAGATGAAACCTTTTGGATTGCATGCCATGGTGAAAGAGGCAGCTTGTCTTGCCAAGTGCATGTGTGTTTATAGGGGCTTTGGTTTTGTGGTTGATGTTGATAAGTCTTTGCCAGACAATGTTATAGGTGATGAAAAGAGGGTTTTTCAGGTGATTTTGCATATGGTTGGGAATGCAATAAATGGTAGCCATGGAGGAGGGGTTCTTGTATTTCGAGTTTTTGCAGAAACTGGAAGTCAAGGAAGGAATGACCAGGGGTGGACAGCCTGGAGACCAAGCTCTTCTAGCGGGgatgtaaatattagatttgaAATAGGGATCAATAATGGTGATCCTGAATTGGAGAGTTCAGTTCCTTCAGGGCAGCTGGCGGGTACAAATCGCATGAGTGATAAGGTTGAGGAAAGGTTGAGCTTTAGCATTTGCAAGAGGATAATCCAG TTGATGCAAGGGAACATATGGTTAGTACCAAATGCTCAAGGTTTTCCTCAAGTCATGGCCCTTTTTCTTCGGTTTCAACTGCGGCGGTCTATTGCCGTATCCATCTCTGAACCTGGGGAAAATTCTGAGCCATCcaattcaaattctttcttcAGAGGTCTGCAGGTCTTGTTGGCCGACAATGACGATGTAAATAGAGCGGTGACGCAGAAGTTGCTTCAGAAACTAGGCTGTGTTGTGACTTCTGTTTCTTCAGGATTGGAATGCCTTAGTGTCATTGGACCTGCTGGATCTTCCTTTCAAGTCATTCTTTTGGACCTTCACATGCCTGAGCTTGATGGATTCGAAGTTGCAACGAGGATTCGTAAGTTCAGAAGCCGGAATTGGCCTGTGATTGTTGCCTTGACTGCTAGCACAGAAGATTTGTGGGAAAGATGCATGCAAATTGGCATGAATGGAGTCATAAGAAAGCCAGTTTTGTTGCATGGGATTGCTAGTGAACTCAGAAGAATACTATTGCAGGGAAATAGTGCCATGTGA